One Acutalibacter muris DNA window includes the following coding sequences:
- a CDS encoding RpiB/LacA/LacB family sugar-phosphate isomerase, whose product MKVGVIQASSQREKNPLIYDCTKKAAEPHGHTVINFGVFPEETENWSYVETAFLSSLLLSSGAVDFIVTGCSSGQGMMLACNSLPGVLCGYLPTPQDAFLFGRINGGNAASLPLGLGFGWCGEINLQCTLEKLFDGDFGVGWPPSESERKRRDTELLKALNTAGKRPLSEGLKLYPGELIEKAKSREKVMEYIREFGKEPVIWA is encoded by the coding sequence ATGAAGGTCGGCGTGATACAGGCCTCCTCCCAGCGGGAGAAGAACCCCCTGATATACGACTGCACTAAAAAGGCCGCCGAACCCCACGGCCATACGGTGATAAACTTCGGGGTATTCCCGGAGGAGACAGAGAACTGGTCCTATGTGGAGACCGCCTTTCTATCAAGTCTCCTGCTCTCAAGCGGAGCGGTGGACTTCATAGTCACCGGCTGCTCCTCGGGCCAGGGGATGATGCTTGCCTGCAACAGTCTGCCCGGGGTCCTCTGCGGCTACCTGCCCACTCCCCAGGACGCGTTTCTGTTCGGCCGGATAAACGGCGGCAACGCGGCTTCACTGCCCCTGGGCCTGGGCTTCGGCTGGTGTGGGGAGATAAACCTACAGTGCACCCTTGAGAAGCTCTTTGACGGAGACTTCGGCGTGGGCTGGCCCCCGTCAGAGTCCGAACGCAAGCGCCGGGACACGGAGCTTTTAAAGGCGCTGAATACCGCCGGGAAAAGGCCACTGTCTGAAGGTCTGAAGCTGTACCCCGGAGAGCTTATAGAGAAAGCCAAAAGCCGGGAAAAGGTCATGGAATATATCAGGGAATTTGGAAAGGAGCCGGTCATATGGGCTTGA